The Pseudorca crassidens isolate mPseCra1 chromosome 16, mPseCra1.hap1, whole genome shotgun sequence genome includes the window CATAGCTGAGACCTCTGATGAAGACCACAGCATAGACAGGAATGGAGATGCTGGCTAAGCTGCTGGGTTAACAAAAGTGGGGAGAGAAACCACTCTTGGCAGGGGAGCAGGATCAAAATCAAAATATTGCAAACATAAGAGGGAAACAAACCATCCATGCTAATACAGTTGATAAAGATGCTGTTGTTGAAGACCTGGAACTAAGTGTGGACATAAGCAGGTACAGAGGTTAAGGGACCATTATCAAGAAGGCCACGTTTCAGGGTAGATATATGAGTGGACAAGAATGGTAGAGGGCACAGAAAAGAATCAGCTGGCTGAAGGCCTCCAGGAATGAGAGAATGAGAGAATTCCTGTGCTCACAAGCTCAAGGCTTCCTGCCCTCATCTCTCCATTCCAAGGTGACCTCATGGCTCCTGAGAGAAGAGGGACTGGAAGTTGCCTTAGAGCTCACAGGCAGCCTTTAGAGGGGGGTCACTGCTGCTGGTGGTCACTGTGTAGAGATGTCCCAGGGACAGGCCTCATGCATTCTTCAGAATTCTGTAGTTTCTTCACCCAGTCCTGCCTGAGGAAATCCTCCCATGCATAGAAATATTATAATACAAGCCAGATTgcttaaaagaaatttatttgctCACATTTCTTGAGTCCAGAAGCCTGAAATGAAGGTGTCTGTAGGTCTGCAGTCATTTCAGAGGCTCTAGTGGAGAATGTGTTCCATGTGTCTTCTAACTTCTGGTGGCTGCAGACATTCATTGGTTCGTGGCTGCAGACTATAATCTCTGCTCTGTGGACACgttgcttcttcttcttctgtgtgtcTTCTCCTCTGGATGTCTGTCTTCAAActccctctgtttttctcttataaggatacatgTGATTACATGTAGAGCCTACCCAGAAAATGCAAGATGATCTCTTCTCAAGAGCTTTAACTTAGTACCACATATGAGGTACTATTCactcttttgccatataaggtaacattctcAGGTTCCAAGGATTAGGGCATGGATATATCTTTGAGGGCCATAATTCAGCTCACTTCATTACTTATCACATGAAATTGTCCAGACTAAGTGGACTCAAACTGAAAATTACCATTCAGATTTTGGTGCCCTGAGGGAGGGCCTGAGAGAGTCCCTTCTCAGGACAAACATTAACTATCTTGACCCTCCTGATACATGTGGAACTCAAAGAGAGTAAGATGGGACTACACACAGTTTATGTCCTTTCATGACAAATCTCCACacacttttctcttctccttccatcAGGCACTGCTGGGTACCGAATGATGCGGTGCACATGGGTCCCAACCATGTTGAGGAACTTTCTGGATGTGGGGCCACTCCACTCTCAGTCCCAAGTAAGTATGAGTGTTAACCTTCTTCAAGAAGCTGATGATGTCTGTGTTCTCCTCTACGTTCACAAGGTGGCAATGGTAGTACCAACATGGACACACAGTTCTCACTGGGCTGCCAAACAACTGTCTCTTGCTGACAGAGGCCCTATTTCCCACCATGACCATGTAATCCTGCAAGGTCAGAGCTGGAGAACACAGGGCCCAAACTTTGGGTTTTGATCAGGGTCTGTGGGTGTCTATGcatctatgtgtgtatgtgtatgcatgtttgTTGAATATGTGTGTTTGTCTCCTTGTGTATttcttgggtgtgtgtgtgtgtaggggtctGCCTGGTCATCTTTTGTGTGTGTCATGCTGTCTTTCCTTGTGAGTTTGGCCACCTGTCCTCATCAGTGTCTTCTGTGACTCCTCTTTTGGCATCTCTGAGTGATGCTAAATTGAGTGGGACGTGAAATAGAAGACCCTGTAGAGAGAGCTCTGAAAGGAAGGTCCTGTCTACAACATAGGACTGACcagaaactgggattaaaaaaatgagagtaGTCATCTGAATCTATTTGTGACCCTGGGGTATGAAATAACATGGAGAATATGCTTGATGAAATGAGTTTGGAGTAAGCTCTGAATTTGCAGCTTCCTAAAGCTACATCATAGTAACTGTGTGCCTTCTGCAAGTATCCCAACCCATCAGATTctctcttcctcatctgtaaagtaatgTTATGTGAGGACATGGTACAAACCTCCTGAGGACAAAATGTGatacataataggtgctcagaaACCTCTTCTACCTCTGCTGagatcgattttttttttttcactttttgtccCTTCCTGATTCTATCCTttataaagatttaaaatatgtgGCATCCAAGCTGTGAACACCTCTGGCTCTTTCCTGGTCCTCTCCCAGCCGACTCCCCACTAATTACTCTGTTTGAAGTGATCGAGTCCTGCTGTGGGCTACATGGACTCCCtggaccccagggcttcccttcACCTCTTGTTAAAAGCCTAAGGTTTTCCTGAGGGTGACCTGCAGCTTCTTGTCCAGACCTTTAGTTCTATGAAAACATCCTCATGTGGGGTCAAAGTCAAAGCCACCATTATCCTGGTGGGCGCTGGCAGGTCCTAGCCCTTGAATCACATGGTCTCCAGTAGCCCACTCCCTTCTCATGAATCCCCAGGTAGGGAGGTACCCTGACTGTGGTAAGACCTGTGAGCCCAGGCCCAGGGGTGACTGTTTCTAGAGGTCCTGGAAAGCATCTAACAGAGTCTCCTGCCATATGACAAAGATAAATAGCTCACTGAATATCtcagtgtttctctctctctctctttctctctgtccctccctccctctctctcaccagAAGATTGAAACTCAGGATGCCGTTCACCAGGTAACACTCTAGTCTACTGTCATGTTGACACTAGAAGTATCCTGAGTTGctaagtgtattagtttcctagggttgccataataaattacataaactgggtagcttaaaacaacagaaatttcttctctcacagttctagaggctagaagtctgaaatcaaggcatTGGTAGGACTGGTTCCTTCTGTAGGTGCTGAGGAAGAATCTCTTTCTTGCCTCTTTTCTAGTTTCTAATGGTTGttagcaatccttggcattctttAGCTTGTAGATGTATCGCTCTATCCCGCTTGACACATGACATTCTCCCTTGTGTGTGTCCGTTTCTCTGTgccccaaatttcctcttcttatgaagACACTAGTCAGTGGATTGGGGCCCACCCTAATCAAGTATTGCCTCATCCTAACTTTATTACATCAGCAAAGACctattttccaaataaggttacatacATAggtctgggggttaggacttgaacatgtctttttgggggacacagttcaactcaCAACATGAGGGAATGGGAATCACTGGCTGAGGACACAAAGAACATCCTGCCCTTGGCTTCATTTCTTACCCTTTGGTCCCTGAGCACCccgccatttttgtttttttcattattgagttgtaggagttgtTTCTGGGTATTCTTtgagatatatgttttgcaaatattttctccaggcCATGCTGTACTtacatgttttcttaatttttgagaaattaaatcaacctttaattttgatgagatGGAATTtatcatgttttcctttaatgATTATTGATTTCTCTGATCTTTCTAAGAAACTTTGCCTAACCCCAAGTCACAAAGAGTATCTGTTCAGTATAAACCAGGATTCTTTTCAGGTATTATGCAATAAAACTTAAACAAGAGAGAGGGAgatgagggaaagaaagagagagggaaagagagagagagaaaaaatgcaaacagaaaacagtatgacagAAAAGAACATTTCTGATGTCAAATGAGGCTTTGATAAGCTGCAAGACAGCAGATTTGGAGAGATCCCACGGCAGAAAGCTTGCACGTCCTCCCCAAGGGCCCTGGAAGCACAGGCTTCAGAAGCCTCCGCAGCGGCAGTAACAGTTCAGGTCCCTGAGAATAATTGTGCAGCAGACACCAACATGGACTCAAGGGAGCCTCATCAAGGTGACAGGCTTCACAGGCTTAGAGCATAATGGAAGGGGAGGGAGCAGCAGTGGCTCCAAGGCACCGGGCTGTGGTAGGTATGGGATCTGCAAGGTGGGAACTGAGAGAAAGGAGGCCATTGTATCTAAGGATGAAGCCATGAACTCTACTGGGAGGGTTGCCCCATGTTTTGTGTGGGATGTCCTGCCCTCTAGAGAGAGTGGAGGCTGCTCACGGAAAGACCCCATGCCACATTTTGCACTGAAAAGAGAAAGTTGAGATTAGGAGATTTCAAATATGGGTGAAGGGTTATACAGGGAGGGTGTGGTCACAGGAAAATAAAGGCTAGGATCTCAGGACCTAACATGTTAACTTTTCTCAAATGTTACAGCATCTCAAAAGCCACTCACTGAGAGAAAAGGCAGTATTTGAAGCTGATTTGTCCCTGAGAAATAGGAACTCTgataaaaatgactgaaaaatgggaaaatttccccaaatgtgTTTAGATTCAGTGTGGCCTAAGCACTGTCACTGATTGAGTGTCACCATGGTGAAAATGGGTTTGAgagggtttttcttttctgttttttgtatgCTTCTGCCTCTAGTTACTGCTTCTATGTGGAGTTCTTTCATATTCATGGATGTGGCTTGTGACCTTTTTATAAGTCATTCCACCCCCTCAAAGCATGGAAttgtggagtgggggtgggggggcggtttGGAGTGTCCCCAGTCCTGACTTACAGGGGCTGGAGGAGCCACATCCACTTAAAGGGCAGGTGGGCTAGGCTGGGCTGCTGAAGAAGGGCTCAGTCTCCACAAGATGTCAGTGACACCCTTCTGGCTCAGCCTGAACagaatcagaaaatgaaaaatgggatCATCAggaaaaattaaagtaaattttTCAGTCTTGAATTACTACAGGGGGATAGGGACTTCATCTTTAGACAGTTTGCCTTGTGAACTCAATTCTCTGAAGGGTCTAagaaaagtcatttattttaaGTTTGTTTAGCTTTTTTTGCTGTTGTGAGAATGGGGGGTTTGACTTTCAAATCCATAACATGTTGGAGCTGAAACAAGAAGTCTgaacatattttttatattatctaAATGCTATCTTTCCTGTAAACATAGTAAAGAAAGAGGCAGCGGGCAGAGAGAAGGTAGGACTAAGGGTCCTCTCAgatgtattctcttttttttttaatatttattttattgatttatttatttggctgcgacGGGTCTTAGGTGCaacacacgggatcttcgttgctgtgtgaggaatctttgttgtggcatacgggatctctttttttttttagttgcagcacgtgggatctttagttgcagcatgcaggatctttagttgtggcatgcaaactcttagttgtggcatgtgggatctagttccctgatcagggatcgatcCTATTAATACCTGAGACTGGCAGAAAAGCTATGGAATTAGGCTGGGAAGATGTCATTTAGGGGAGCTCTCgccccaaagagaaagaaaggctcAACAGAACACAAGTGTTTAgagtaaagggaaaaataaatccattttagTTTTGTACCTTAGATAACACTACTCAAACAAAAATTAGCAGCCTAATTAAATTAGATAGTTAATGTACTACACATAATGTAGGGCCTAACTcatagtaaacatttaaaaatttgttcttaGTACTACTAGTACTGCTgctgctattattactattattattttgtagttATTGTTGTTAGTGATTATTATTAGTGATTGAGTCTGAACCAGAAACTCTTAGGCCACTATCAGTCTCTTCTCACTTTTCACTCCCACATCTCATCATTCTCAATCCATTCTTCTCATTGTCTCTGATTCCCCTCAAAGGGGCAACTCAATACTGGGTATGGGAAATTGATATAAATTTATCTTTCAAACCAGACTGTCAACCTGTGAGATGAGCAAAGGGACAGGAGAGCCTGAGGGTCACGCTCCCTCAGGCAGAGTATTTGCAGACAGCCAAAAAGGAGGCAGAACAGGTGATGTCATTCCACGTGCCGTCCACCAGGAGTGTCACACAATGTTCCTCAGAACCAGCGTTATTGGGCTTACCATCATGCCAATTTTGGTAGGTCACCCTCTTTCCTGTCAGATCCACAGACTGGCCATCAGTCTCCTCATATGTGATGCCCAGGAAGGCCCCTCCACTGGCTATATCCTGGATGGCCTTGTTTTCTTCAGCATTAGTAGGAATGGCCACAGAGGCCTGGAACTGGGCACACAGAGTCTTCACTTCATCAAAggtcattttttcaccattggtaaaataaaactttttgccAACTTTTTTGCCCTAAGAGAAGATCAgccctaaaatgggaaaatataggTGACACTGGCTTGTCTCTAAGTCCA containing:
- the MBL2 gene encoding LOW QUALITY PROTEIN: mannose-binding protein C (The sequence of the model RefSeq protein was modified relative to this genomic sequence to represent the inferred CDS: substituted 1 base at 1 genomic stop codon) translates to MSLFPSLPLLLLIVVTALCTETENCENVQKTCPVIACGSPGINGLPGKDRHYGVKGEKGEPGQGLRGFQGPPGKVGPQGMPGPPGLPGQVGQKGDPGDDLGNYISQATSERAALRSELDQLKKWLIFSXGKKVGKKFYFTNGEKMTFDEVKTLCAQFQASVAIPTNAEENKAIQDIASGGAFLGITYEETDGQSVDLTGKRVTYQNWHDGKPNNAGSEEHCVTLLVDGTWNDITCSASFLAVCKYSA